From Microbacterium rhizosphaerae:
CCAAGAAGCCGGCAGCGAAGGCTACCCCCGCGAAGAAGGCTGCGGACACCGCCAAGAGCGCGAAGAAGGATGCCCCGGCATCCCGCCCCGGCGTTCTGAAGGTGCACCACCTGCGCCCGGTCCCCGGCGCCAACACCGCCAAGACGCGCGTCGGCCGTGGTGAGGGCTCGAAGGGCAAGACCGCCGGCCGCGGCACCAAGGGCACGAAGGCCCGCTACCAGGTGAAGGTCGGCTTCGAGGGCGGCCAGATGCCGCTCCACATGCGCACTCCGAAGCTGCGCGGGTTCAAGAACCCGTTCCGCGTCGAGTACCAGGTGGTCAACCTCGACAAGCTCGCCGAGCTGTACCCGTCCGGTGGCGACGTCACCGTCGGCGACCTGGTCGCCAAGGGTGCGGTCCGCAAGAACGAGAAGGTCAAGGTTCTCGGCAACGGCGACATCTCGGTCAAGCTCAACGTGACGGTCGACAAGGTCTCGGGTTCCGCCGAGCAGAAGATCGTCGCCGCAGGCGGCACCGTCAAGTAAATCGACAGGCAGGGGCCGGGGGACACCTCCCGGCCCCTTCCGTCACTCCGGCCCCGCGCCGCAGCCCTCCACAACCTGGCCGTGGGATCTTCCGCCCTGGGTTACGCTGGTGGTCTGCGCGTCGTGCACTGACCAGTGCACCGTGCGCGCCGGCATCCCTCTGGAGGAATCCTCTTGTTCAGCGCCATCGCGCGGGTCTTCCGCACTCCCGACCTGCGTCGGAAGATCCTCTTCACACTGGGCATCATCGCCATCTACCGCCTGGGTGCCCACGTGCCGACGCCGTTCGTCGACTTCGGCAACGTCCAGCAGTGTCTCGCGGCGAGCGGCGGCGCGTCGGGCCTGCTCTCGCTCGTCAACCTGTTCTCGGGGGGCGCACTGCTGCACCTCTCGATCTTCGCGCTGGGCGTCATGCCGTACATCACGGCCACGATCATCATCCAGCTGCTGCGCGTGGTCATCCCGCACTTCGAGACCCTCTACAAAGAGGGCCAGGCCGGACAGGCCCGCCTCACGCAGTACACCCGCTACCTGACGATCGCGCTCGCGCTCCTGCAGTCGACGACGCTCGTCACCGTCGCCCGCGCGGGCGGCAGCCAGCTGTTCGGCATCCAGGGTGTCGCGGCCTGCGACCAGCTCCTCACCAACGACGCGTGGTGGGCGATGATGCTCATGATCCTCACGATGACTGCCGGCACCGGCCTCATCATGTGGTTCGCCGAGCTCGTCACCGAGCGTGGCGTCGGCAACGGCATGTCGATCCTCATCTTCACGTCGATCGCGGCGTCGTTCCCCGCTGCCCTGTGGGCGATCAAGGTTGCGAAGGGCTGGGAGGTCTTCTTCCTGGTGATCGCGATCGGAATCGTCATCATCGGTCTCATCGTGTTCGTCGAGCAGTCCCAGCGACGCATCCCCGTGCAGTATGCGAAGCGGATGGTGGGGCGCCGGACGTACGGCGGCACCAACACGTACATCCCGATCAAGGTCAACATGGCGGGTGTCGTCCCGGTCATCTTCGCCTCGTCGGTGCTCTACATCCCCGCCCTCATCGCGCAGTTCAACCAGCCCAAGGCAGGCCAGACTCCGCAGGCGTGGGTCGTGTGGGTCACGCAGTATCTGACCAAGGGCGACCACCCGCTGTACTGGCTCCTCTACTTCCTCCTGATCGTCGGCTTCACGTACTTCTACGTGGCCATCACGTTCAACCCGGTCGAGGTCGCGGACAACATGAAGAAGTACGGCGGCTTCATCCCCGGCATCCGTGCCGGCCGGCCGACCGCCGAGTACCTCGACTACGTCCTGACGCGCATCACGCTGCCGGGCTCGGTCTACCTCGGTCTCGTGGCGCTGATCCCGCTGATCGCCCTGTCCACGGTGAGCGCGAACCAGAACTTCCCGTTCGGCGGCACGTCGATCCTCATCATGGTGGGCGTCGGCCTCGAGACGGTGAAGCAGATCGACTCGCAGCTGCAGCAGCGCCACTACGAAGGGCTCCTCCGATGACGCGGACCGGCATTCCGGCGAGGCTCCTGATCGTGGGGCCCCAGGGTTCGGGCAAGGGCACGCAGGGTGCACGGATCGCCGAGATCTTCGGCATCCCGACGGTGTCGACCGGAGATGTGTTCCGCGCGAACATCGCACAGGGCACGGAGCTCGGGCGACGGGTGCAGGCGATCATCGAGGCGGGGAATCTCGTTCCCGATGCGCTGACCGGCGAGGTCGTACGCGACCGTCTCGCTCAGCCGGACGCCGCTGCGGGGTTCCTCCTCGACGGCTACCCCCGCAACCTCAGCCAGGTCGCCGACCTCGACGCCTTCCTGGACGACCGCGACGAGCAGCTGACGGCCGTCATCGAGCTGAGCGTTCCCCGCGAGGAGAGCATCTCGCGGCTCGAGCTGCGGGCGGCCGAGCAGGGTCGCACGGACGACACGGCCGAGGTCATCGCCAATCGCCTGGCGATCTATGAGCGCGAGACGGCGCCGATCCTCGACGTCTACCGCGAGCGCGGGATCGTGGAGGAGATCGACGGTGTGGGCACGCTCGACGAGATCACCGACCGTATCGTCGACTCTCTCGAGGCACGCGGACTGGTGCGCCGGGCTGCGGCCTGACGTGCGTCCGCACCGAGTGACATGCTGATGGGGTTGCGGCGGTCGATCTACAAGTCGCCCGCGCAGCTGCGGGCGATGGTCGAGCCCGGGCGGATCACGGCCGCCTCTCTCGACGCCGTGCGCCGGCTCGTCCGGCCCGGCGTCACGACGCTGGAACTGGATGCGGCGGCCAACGCCGTCATCACGGGCCGCGGTGCGGTGTCGAACTTCCAGATGGTACGCGGCTACCGCCACACGGTGTGCACCTCGGTCAACGAGCAGGTCGTCCACGGCATCCCGG
This genomic window contains:
- a CDS encoding adenylate kinase; amino-acid sequence: MTRTGIPARLLIVGPQGSGKGTQGARIAEIFGIPTVSTGDVFRANIAQGTELGRRVQAIIEAGNLVPDALTGEVVRDRLAQPDAAAGFLLDGYPRNLSQVADLDAFLDDRDEQLTAVIELSVPREESISRLELRAAEQGRTDDTAEVIANRLAIYERETAPILDVYRERGIVEEIDGVGTLDEITDRIVDSLEARGLVRRAAA
- the secY gene encoding preprotein translocase subunit SecY, with the protein product MFSAIARVFRTPDLRRKILFTLGIIAIYRLGAHVPTPFVDFGNVQQCLAASGGASGLLSLVNLFSGGALLHLSIFALGVMPYITATIIIQLLRVVIPHFETLYKEGQAGQARLTQYTRYLTIALALLQSTTLVTVARAGGSQLFGIQGVAACDQLLTNDAWWAMMLMILTMTAGTGLIMWFAELVTERGVGNGMSILIFTSIAASFPAALWAIKVAKGWEVFFLVIAIGIVIIGLIVFVEQSQRRIPVQYAKRMVGRRTYGGTNTYIPIKVNMAGVVPVIFASSVLYIPALIAQFNQPKAGQTPQAWVVWVTQYLTKGDHPLYWLLYFLLIVGFTYFYVAITFNPVEVADNMKKYGGFIPGIRAGRPTAEYLDYVLTRITLPGSVYLGLVALIPLIALSTVSANQNFPFGGTSILIMVGVGLETVKQIDSQLQQRHYEGLLR
- the rplO gene encoding 50S ribosomal protein L15, which encodes MADKKDETAETVATEKPAKKAAAKPAAEKAAAKPAAEKAAAKKPAAKATPAKKAADTAKSAKKDAPASRPGVLKVHHLRPVPGANTAKTRVGRGEGSKGKTAGRGTKGTKARYQVKVGFEGGQMPLHMRTPKLRGFKNPFRVEYQVVNLDKLAELYPSGGDVTVGDLVAKGAVRKNEKVKVLGNGDISVKLNVTVDKVSGSAEQKIVAAGGTVK